Proteins encoded in a region of the Mucilaginibacter sabulilitoris genome:
- a CDS encoding cytochrome d ubiquinol oxidase subunit II encodes MLYVVILFLFAAITLYFLLGGADFGAGIIELFTSTDNKHRTRKTSYQAIGPIWEANHMWLIITVVILFVGFPVIYSEMCIYLHIPLLIMLLGIIARGTAFAFRNYDAIKDEKTQGFYNHMFVYSSFVTPLFLGIIAGSALSGQIDPTAKTFAGAYIFSWLNWFSVSVGLFTVALCGFLAAIYLIGECPEVYDVKRFIKKAKAMNIAAVILGALVFLASHFEQVHLADWIFGNALSLIAVIAATLSLILLWFIISDNKNKQWIRVLAAFQVSMILISVGHTRFPRFVIFKDGSSMSLLTDHATGKTIDDLGIGLLVGSLFILPALGYLYYSFKKKNNGQVADEH; translated from the coding sequence ATGTTATACGTAGTTATCCTCTTTTTATTTGCTGCTATTACGTTGTACTTCCTTTTAGGCGGTGCAGATTTTGGCGCGGGTATCATTGAACTTTTTACATCAACCGATAATAAACACCGAACCCGAAAAACCAGCTACCAAGCTATTGGCCCTATATGGGAGGCCAACCACATGTGGCTTATTATTACCGTGGTAATTTTATTTGTGGGTTTCCCGGTTATTTACAGCGAGATGTGCATTTACCTGCATATCCCTTTACTCATTATGCTTTTGGGTATTATAGCCCGTGGCACAGCTTTCGCGTTCAGAAATTATGATGCTATCAAGGACGAAAAAACGCAGGGTTTTTATAACCACATGTTTGTTTATTCGAGCTTTGTTACCCCCTTGTTCCTGGGTATCATTGCCGGGAGTGCGCTGTCGGGCCAGATTGACCCAACTGCAAAAACTTTCGCCGGGGCTTATATATTCAGCTGGCTCAACTGGTTCTCGGTTTCTGTGGGCCTCTTTACGGTAGCGCTTTGCGGTTTCCTTGCCGCAATTTACCTCATTGGGGAATGCCCGGAAGTGTATGACGTAAAGCGTTTTATAAAAAAGGCAAAAGCCATGAACATTGCGGCTGTAATATTGGGCGCGCTGGTGTTTTTAGCATCGCATTTTGAGCAGGTTCACCTGGCCGACTGGATATTTGGCAACGCCTTAAGTTTGATAGCCGTAATTGCTGCTACCCTATCGCTCATTTTATTATGGTTCATCATCTCTGATAACAAGAATAAACAATGGATCAGGGTGCTGGCAGCTTTCCAGGTAAGTATGATCCTGATTTCCGTTGGGCACACCCGTTTTCCCCGTTTTGTGATATTTAAGGATGGCAGCTCCATGTCATTACTTACCGATCATGCCACCGGAAAAACTATTGATGACCTGGGCATAGGCCTGCTGGTTGGCAGCTTATTTATACTGCCGGCCCTGGGCTACTTATATTACAGTTTCAAGAAAAAAAACAATGGACAAGTTGCGGATGAACATTGA
- the uxuA gene encoding mannonate dehydratase → MVNNLEQTFRWFGPTDPVTLTAIRQTGATGIVTSLYHIPSGEVWSLDEINERKKIIEDAGLTWSVVESVNIHESIKTASPDRDKYIENYVSTLQNLAAAGIYTVCYNFMPVLDWTRTDLDFLLPNKGTALRYDAVALAAFDLYILEREGAANDFTTEQQQAAKNYLDNISADEKAQLINNLMAGLPGTNKVLTIPEFKEHLKRYADTDAVALKNNLGYFLKGIIPGAEAAGVKMCIHPDDPPFPILGLPRVVSTEQDLADVVNFSPSPSNGLTFCSGSLGARADNDLPGIVKRLGEHIHFLHLRNVQREDDGSFYEAEHLNGSTDMYAVMKNIVLEQQKREQNGRTDIAIPMRPDHGHKLLDDFNYKTYHGYSAIGRLKGLAELRGLEMGIKRSLFDK, encoded by the coding sequence ATGGTGAATAATTTAGAACAAACATTTCGCTGGTTTGGGCCTACCGATCCGGTTACGCTTACTGCAATCAGGCAAACGGGCGCCACAGGTATAGTTACGTCGCTTTATCACATCCCGAGCGGGGAGGTATGGAGCCTTGACGAGATCAATGAGCGTAAAAAGATTATTGAGGATGCCGGCCTTACCTGGTCGGTTGTGGAGAGTGTGAATATCCATGAGAGCATCAAAACGGCATCACCCGACAGGGACAAATACATTGAAAATTATGTAAGCACACTTCAAAACCTGGCCGCGGCGGGCATATATACGGTTTGCTATAATTTTATGCCTGTGCTCGACTGGACACGTACTGATCTGGATTTCCTGTTGCCTAATAAAGGAACCGCTTTAAGGTATGACGCTGTTGCCCTGGCGGCTTTTGACCTGTACATACTGGAACGTGAGGGAGCCGCCAATGACTTTACCACTGAGCAACAGCAGGCAGCTAAAAACTATCTGGATAATATCAGTGCCGATGAAAAGGCCCAGCTGATCAATAACCTGATGGCTGGTTTACCCGGTACCAACAAGGTACTAACCATTCCGGAGTTTAAGGAACATTTAAAACGATATGCTGATACTGATGCCGTGGCTTTAAAAAATAACCTCGGTTATTTTCTTAAAGGTATTATACCGGGAGCAGAAGCTGCCGGGGTGAAAATGTGTATCCACCCGGATGATCCCCCGTTCCCGATACTGGGTTTACCGCGCGTGGTGTCAACAGAGCAGGACCTGGCTGATGTGGTTAATTTCAGCCCGTCGCCAAGTAATGGCCTTACTTTTTGCAGTGGTTCATTAGGTGCAAGGGCCGATAACGATTTGCCCGGTATTGTAAAAAGGTTAGGGGAGCACATCCACTTTTTACACCTGCGTAATGTACAGCGCGAAGATGATGGCAGTTTTTACGAAGCCGAGCACCTGAATGGCAGTACAGATATGTATGCCGTGATGAAAAACATCGTCCTTGAACAGCAAAAACGGGAGCAAAATGGTCGTACAGATATCGCGATACCGATGCGCCCGGATCATGGTCATAAACTGCTCGATGATTTTAACTATAAAACTTACCACGGGTATTCGGCAATTGGAAGGCTGAAAGGTTTGGCCGAACTAAGAGGGTTGGAAATGGGTATTAAACGCTCGTTGTTTGATAAATAA
- a CDS encoding sodium/sugar symporter yields MNLKTLSYGDYAVFLIYFVLVASYGWWVYKRKHNADATSKDYFLAEGSLTWWAIGASLIASNISAEQFIGTSGSAFKMGLAISTYEWMAAITLIIVAVFFIPVYLKNKIFTMPQFLHQRYNGTVAMIMAIFWLLLYIVVNLMSILYLGALAISGISGLDIHLCIWLLAIFAVIITLGGMKVIGYTDVIQVAVLILGGLVATYLALDKLSTFTNTPGIMSGFKSMYSEANDHFHMIFKKDNANYMDLPGLTVLIGGMWITNLNYWGCNQYITQRALGANLKTARGGILFAAFLKLLMPVIVVLPGIAAYVLYQKGMFHQEMMSSTGVTDPNKAYPSLLNLLPGGLKGLSFAALTAAIVASLAGKANSIATIFTLDIYKKAINPEATDKKLVSLGKWSVVVAMVLGILLSEVIGNALMGEGKQGFQYIQEYTGFVSPGIFAMFILGFFWKKATSNAALFATVGGFIMSCFFKLLPRFADLSFLSPYGFSKLALQDDKVTQLYEIPFLDRMGFVFVICVVGMYIISKIDAARGVTTNGLEIDAAMFKPSRAFTAGALIVTGIVVALYSIFW; encoded by the coding sequence ATGAATCTAAAAACCCTCTCGTATGGCGATTATGCTGTATTTTTGATCTACTTTGTATTAGTTGCCAGCTACGGTTGGTGGGTATATAAGCGAAAACATAACGCCGATGCCACCTCAAAAGATTACTTTTTGGCCGAAGGGTCATTAACCTGGTGGGCAATCGGGGCGTCACTTATCGCCTCCAATATATCGGCTGAACAATTTATCGGAACCAGCGGATCGGCATTCAAGATGGGTTTGGCCATATCTACTTACGAGTGGATGGCCGCGATTACGCTCATTATTGTGGCGGTATTTTTTATACCGGTGTATCTTAAAAACAAGATATTCACCATGCCGCAGTTTCTGCATCAGCGGTACAACGGCACGGTGGCCATGATCATGGCTATTTTCTGGCTGCTGTTGTACATTGTGGTTAACTTGATGTCTATCCTGTACCTTGGAGCATTGGCTATCAGCGGTATATCAGGTCTTGATATTCACTTATGTATATGGTTGCTGGCAATATTTGCGGTGATTATTACCCTGGGTGGTATGAAGGTTATCGGATACACCGATGTTATACAGGTTGCTGTGTTAATATTAGGTGGCTTGGTAGCTACCTATCTTGCACTTGACAAGCTGAGTACATTTACCAACACGCCTGGTATCATGAGCGGCTTTAAATCGATGTACAGCGAAGCCAATGATCATTTCCACATGATCTTTAAAAAGGATAATGCCAATTACATGGATTTGCCGGGCTTAACGGTTTTAATAGGTGGTATGTGGATCACCAATTTGAACTATTGGGGCTGTAACCAGTACATTACGCAAAGGGCGTTAGGTGCAAACCTTAAAACTGCCCGCGGCGGTATCTTATTTGCAGCTTTCCTAAAATTATTGATGCCTGTTATTGTGGTATTGCCTGGTATAGCAGCTTACGTACTTTACCAAAAAGGTATGTTCCATCAGGAAATGATGAGCTCAACCGGCGTAACAGACCCTAATAAGGCTTATCCTTCGTTATTAAACCTATTGCCTGGCGGCTTAAAAGGACTTTCATTTGCAGCTTTAACAGCAGCAATTGTTGCTTCCTTAGCTGGTAAAGCAAACAGTATTGCTACCATATTTACTTTAGATATTTACAAAAAAGCCATCAACCCGGAAGCTACCGATAAAAAACTGGTAAGCCTGGGTAAATGGAGTGTGGTAGTAGCCATGGTATTAGGTATCTTATTATCTGAAGTAATTGGTAACGCATTAATGGGCGAAGGTAAACAAGGGTTCCAATACATACAGGAGTATACCGGCTTTGTTTCGCCGGGTATTTTTGCCATGTTTATTTTGGGTTTCTTCTGGAAAAAAGCGACTTCAAACGCGGCTTTATTTGCTACAGTAGGTGGTTTTATCATGTCATGCTTCTTCAAACTATTGCCTCGTTTTGCCGATTTGAGCTTCCTTTCTCCTTATGGCTTTTCAAAATTGGCATTGCAGGACGATAAGGTAACCCAGCTTTACGAAATACCATTCCTTGACCGTATGGGCTTTGTATTTGTAATTTGTGTTGTAGGTATGTACATTATTTCAAAAATTGACGCTGCAAGAGGTGTTACCACCAATGGTTTAGAAATAGATGCAGCTATGTTTAAACCATCAAGAGCATTTACTGCCGGAGCGCTTATCGTTACTGGTATAGTAGTTGCGCTTTATTCAATTTTCTGGTAG
- the uxaC gene encoding glucuronate isomerase, protein MKNFLDQDFLLVSKTAQRLYHEHASELPIIDYHCHLPPDQIAGDVSFENLTKIWLYGDHYKWRAMRANGVNEEFITGSKTDQEKFEKWAATVPYTLRNPLYHWTHLELQRYFGVTDLLSPATAQKTYADCNAKLQTPEFSVRNILKGKNVEVVCTTDDPLDNLAHHQKIKQDGFSVKVLPAFRPDKAMNADDLNALNAYIDQLEAVANVSVSSYDDYLKALKARHDYFAANGCQVSDHGLEQIYAEDYTDSEITAIFLKIRNKQALLPLEILKFKSAMLFQFALWDHEKGWVQQYHLGALRNNNTRGLTNSGPDTGWDSIGDFTQGVALSRFLNKLDLDNKLAKTILYNLNPADNELMASMTGNFNDGSVAGKVQFGSAWWFLDQKDGMTKQLNALSNIGLLSRLVGMLTDSRSFLSFPRHEYFRRLVCNLFAEDIENGELPNDIEWTGKIVQDICYYNAKNYFNFDKQ, encoded by the coding sequence ATGAAGAATTTTTTAGATCAGGATTTTTTACTTGTAAGCAAAACAGCACAGCGCCTGTACCACGAGCACGCCAGCGAATTACCCATTATTGACTACCATTGCCATTTGCCGCCTGATCAGATAGCCGGAGACGTAAGTTTTGAGAACCTGACCAAAATATGGCTCTATGGCGATCATTATAAGTGGCGGGCCATGCGCGCCAACGGCGTTAATGAGGAATTTATTACCGGAAGCAAAACCGACCAGGAGAAGTTTGAAAAATGGGCTGCCACCGTTCCATATACGCTGCGTAATCCGCTGTATCACTGGACACACCTGGAACTGCAACGCTATTTTGGTGTAACAGACTTGCTTTCGCCGGCAACTGCGCAGAAAACATATGCCGATTGTAACGCTAAACTACAAACGCCCGAATTTAGCGTACGCAATATCCTGAAAGGAAAAAACGTAGAGGTTGTTTGCACTACTGATGATCCGTTGGATAACCTCGCGCATCATCAAAAAATTAAACAGGATGGTTTCAGCGTAAAAGTATTACCGGCTTTCAGGCCAGACAAAGCCATGAATGCAGATGATCTGAATGCGTTGAACGCCTATATTGATCAGCTGGAGGCAGTAGCCAATGTATCCGTTTCCAGCTACGATGATTATTTGAAAGCTCTAAAGGCCCGTCATGACTATTTCGCGGCGAATGGCTGCCAGGTATCTGATCATGGCTTGGAGCAGATTTATGCGGAAGATTATACCGATAGCGAGATAACCGCCATATTTTTAAAAATAAGGAATAAACAGGCGCTATTACCGCTGGAAATATTGAAGTTTAAATCGGCCATGCTGTTTCAGTTTGCACTTTGGGATCATGAAAAAGGCTGGGTACAGCAGTATCACCTTGGTGCATTGCGCAATAATAATACCCGCGGTTTAACCAATTCAGGTCCGGATACTGGCTGGGATTCTATTGGCGATTTTACCCAGGGAGTAGCTTTATCGCGTTTCCTGAACAAGCTTGATCTGGATAATAAACTGGCGAAAACCATTTTATATAACCTGAACCCTGCTGATAATGAGCTGATGGCTTCCATGACCGGCAATTTTAACGACGGTTCTGTAGCTGGTAAGGTTCAGTTTGGTTCGGCCTGGTGGTTCCTTGATCAGAAGGACGGCATGACCAAGCAGTTAAACGCCCTCTCGAACATTGGTTTGCTGAGCCGACTGGTAGGCATGCTTACCGATTCGCGCAGCTTTTTATCATTCCCAAGACATGAGTATTTCCGCAGGCTGGTATGTAACCTGTTTGCCGAGGATATTGAAAATGGCGAGCTGCCGAATGATATAGAATGGACAGGCAAGATTGTGCAGGATATATGCTATTATAACGCTAAGAATTACTTTAATTTCGATAAGCAATAA
- a CDS encoding xylulokinase: MLLLGIDIGTSSVKVSIVDAATQQIVASAQYPDEESPIKALHPGWAEQTPDMWWEQAQQALARCHAKKVYNSADIAAIGIAYQMHGLVLVDKDQNVLRDSIIWCDSRAVEIGDKAFVAIGEENCLSHLLNSPGNFTASKLAWVKENEPEIYSKISKIMLPGDYIAMKLTGEITTSVSALSEGVFFDFKTNGISKEIIDYFGFDESLFPVINPVFSSHGTLLASVAEKLNLKPGIPVAYKSGDQPNNALSLNVLNPGEVAATAGTSGVIYGVSDQLAYDQQSRINTFAHVNYTEQQKRLGVLLCINGTGSLYRWAKYNFGAGLSYTQMNNEAKKAPLGSDGLQILPFGNGAERMLNNKQVGAHIQNIDLNLHTHAHIFRAVQEGIASAFRYGLDIMRSNGMNPTVIRAGKSNLFLSELFTETFVNATGVPVELYNNDGSVGAALGAGIGAGIFKSPAQAFSNAKAIQLIEPSTQQFEPVYQEWKELLQERLKEGKG; this comes from the coding sequence ATGCTGTTATTAGGCATTGATATAGGTACCTCCTCAGTTAAAGTTAGCATTGTTGACGCAGCTACCCAGCAAATAGTAGCCTCGGCGCAATACCCCGATGAAGAATCGCCGATTAAAGCGCTACACCCCGGCTGGGCCGAGCAAACTCCGGATATGTGGTGGGAGCAGGCACAGCAGGCCCTGGCTCGTTGCCATGCAAAAAAAGTCTATAATTCCGCAGATATAGCCGCCATAGGCATAGCCTACCAGATGCACGGACTGGTTTTGGTTGATAAAGATCAAAACGTACTGCGTGATAGTATTATATGGTGCGATAGCCGTGCTGTTGAAATTGGCGATAAGGCCTTTGTTGCCATTGGTGAAGAAAATTGTCTGTCGCACCTGCTCAATTCGCCTGGTAACTTTACCGCCTCCAAGCTGGCCTGGGTTAAAGAGAACGAACCGGAGATTTACAGTAAGATTAGCAAGATCATGCTGCCCGGCGATTATATTGCCATGAAACTTACCGGCGAGATCACTACTTCGGTATCGGCCCTGTCAGAAGGCGTATTCTTTGATTTTAAAACAAACGGTATCTCCAAAGAGATCATTGATTACTTTGGTTTTGATGAAAGTTTGTTCCCTGTTATCAACCCGGTGTTTTCATCGCACGGAACCTTGTTGGCCTCAGTTGCCGAAAAACTTAATTTGAAACCCGGTATCCCGGTGGCTTATAAATCCGGCGATCAGCCCAATAACGCGTTGTCTTTAAATGTACTTAATCCTGGTGAGGTTGCTGCCACGGCGGGCACATCCGGCGTAATTTATGGTGTAAGTGATCAACTGGCTTATGATCAGCAATCGCGAATCAATACCTTCGCCCACGTTAACTATACCGAACAGCAAAAACGCCTTGGCGTGCTTCTATGTATTAATGGCACAGGTAGCCTGTATCGGTGGGCAAAATATAATTTTGGCGCAGGCTTAAGTTATACCCAAATGAATAATGAGGCTAAAAAAGCCCCGTTAGGGAGCGACGGTCTGCAGATATTACCTTTTGGTAATGGCGCGGAGCGCATGCTTAATAATAAACAGGTAGGCGCACATATTCAGAATATCGACCTGAACCTGCACACCCACGCACATATTTTCAGGGCAGTTCAAGAGGGGATAGCGAGCGCGTTCCGCTATGGATTGGATATTATGCGCAGCAATGGCATGAATCCAACAGTGATCCGTGCAGGCAAGAGTAACCTGTTCCTGAGCGAACTGTTTACCGAAACTTTTGTAAATGCTACAGGCGTACCGGTGGAGCTGTATAATAATGATGGCAGTGTAGGGGCGGCCCTTGGCGCCGGCATAGGTGCTGGGATATTCAAATCACCCGCCCAGGCTTTCAGCAATGCTAAAGCCATCCAATTAATTGAACCATCAACCCAGCAATTTGAACCAGTTTACCAGGAATGGAAGGAACTTTTACAAGAAAGGTTAAAAGAAGGTAAAGGGTGA
- a CDS encoding LacI family DNA-binding transcriptional regulator translates to MKKVKRTTIYDIADKLGITASSVSRALNNSSQVNEKTKELIIKTADELNYKRNILASNLRKGQSKTIGVVVPRINQNFFSNVIAGIEETTYQKGYNLIICQSGEDHDKEIQCVNTLINQHVDCIVISVSADSYDYQHLQNVIDHGIQLIQFDRVAEELETLKVINDNVQASFEAVSHLIEGGYKRIALLEGPQNLNIFKQRKEGYLKAFKMYNVPVIDELIVENAWTKELGAEGTRKLLSLPNPPDAIFASTSDFSALGVLDVANAMGIKVPSELGICGYANESFSEITSPSITTIDQFSVYMGNTIANLFFQEIGNTDTTAKPKIISIKPELIIRGSTKRNK, encoded by the coding sequence ATGAAGAAAGTAAAACGTACCACCATTTATGATATCGCTGATAAGCTGGGCATAACCGCTTCTTCCGTATCAAGGGCGCTCAATAACAGCAGCCAGGTAAATGAAAAAACAAAGGAGCTCATCATCAAAACTGCCGATGAGCTAAATTATAAACGTAATATACTGGCCTCTAATCTGCGCAAGGGCCAATCAAAAACCATTGGTGTGGTTGTACCACGTATCAACCAGAACTTTTTTTCGAACGTGATTGCCGGCATTGAAGAAACCACCTATCAAAAAGGGTATAACCTCATTATTTGTCAATCGGGCGAAGATCATGATAAGGAAATCCAATGTGTAAATACGCTCATCAATCAGCATGTGGATTGTATTGTGATATCTGTATCGGCCGATAGTTATGACTATCAGCACCTGCAAAATGTAATTGATCACGGCATACAACTCATTCAGTTTGACCGTGTTGCCGAAGAACTGGAAACCTTAAAAGTAATTAATGATAATGTGCAGGCCTCATTTGAGGCGGTATCGCATTTAATTGAGGGCGGTTACAAACGCATAGCCCTCCTGGAAGGCCCTCAAAACCTGAATATTTTTAAACAACGTAAGGAAGGTTATTTAAAAGCCTTTAAAATGTATAACGTACCCGTTATTGATGAACTGATAGTTGAAAATGCCTGGACAAAGGAGCTCGGCGCCGAAGGTACACGTAAATTGCTGAGCCTGCCCAATCCTCCCGATGCCATATTTGCTTCTACATCAGATTTTTCTGCCCTGGGCGTTTTAGATGTTGCTAATGCTATGGGTATTAAGGTACCCTCAGAATTGGGCATTTGCGGTTATGCCAATGAAAGTTTTTCGGAAATCACCAGTCCGTCAATTACCACTATTGATCAATTTAGCGTTTATATGGGTAATACGATAGCTAATTTATTCTTTCAGGAGATCGGTAATACCGACACTACCGCCAAGCCCAAGATCATCAGTATTAAGCCGGAATTGATTATCAGAGGATCGACAAAACGGAATAAGTGA
- a CDS encoding cytochrome ubiquinol oxidase subunit I produces MDDFIAARSQMALSLGFHIIYSCIGMVMPVFMAISHYKWIKTKDPVYKNITIAWSKGVAIFFATGAVSGTMLSFELGLLWPGFMKHAGPIFGMPFSLEGVAFFIEAIALGFFLYGWNRLNTWFHWVTGIVVGVSGIASGILVVSANAWMNSPSGFDFVNGKYLNIDPVKAMLNEAWFSESLHMTIAAFSATGFAVAGIHALMIYRKRNVHFHSKAFKIAIIFGAAAAILQPLSGDISAKGAAKRQPAKLAAMEAYFHTQTYAPLLIGGIPDTVAKKVNYGIEIPGLLSFLVHDNFKQEVNGLDKIPFKDQPPVAVTHYAFQIMVGFGVLMMLIGILYFIALWRKKSWFNKGWFLKMFIWATPAGFIALEAGWTVTEVGRQPWIIQGVMRTSEAVTPMPGIQYSFYLFTFIYFTLSIFVIFLLKRQIQMVPELYDR; encoded by the coding sequence ATGGATGATTTTATTGCAGCAAGGTCGCAGATGGCCTTATCATTAGGTTTTCATATCATCTACTCCTGTATTGGCATGGTAATGCCTGTTTTTATGGCCATATCGCATTATAAATGGATAAAAACCAAAGACCCGGTTTATAAAAATATAACCATAGCCTGGAGTAAAGGTGTAGCTATATTTTTTGCCACAGGCGCGGTTTCGGGCACTATGCTGTCATTTGAACTGGGTTTACTCTGGCCGGGTTTTATGAAACACGCCGGTCCTATTTTCGGGATGCCATTTTCTTTAGAAGGCGTAGCCTTTTTTATTGAGGCTATTGCCCTGGGCTTTTTTCTGTATGGCTGGAACAGGCTTAACACCTGGTTTCATTGGGTTACAGGCATTGTGGTAGGTGTGAGTGGTATAGCATCAGGTATTTTAGTGGTATCGGCCAATGCATGGATGAACAGCCCATCGGGTTTTGATTTTGTAAATGGTAAATACCTCAATATCGACCCGGTAAAAGCTATGCTTAACGAGGCCTGGTTTTCCGAATCGCTGCACATGACCATTGCCGCGTTCTCGGCTACAGGTTTCGCGGTGGCTGGCATTCATGCGCTGATGATCTACCGCAAACGGAACGTTCACTTTCACAGTAAGGCATTCAAGATCGCCATTATATTTGGAGCAGCGGCAGCGATTTTGCAACCTTTAAGCGGCGATATCTCTGCCAAGGGAGCGGCCAAAAGGCAGCCTGCCAAGTTAGCTGCTATGGAAGCTTATTTTCATACCCAAACTTATGCCCCGTTACTTATCGGCGGCATACCAGATACTGTGGCTAAAAAAGTAAATTATGGTATTGAGATACCCGGCCTTTTAAGTTTCCTGGTGCATGATAACTTTAAACAAGAAGTTAATGGGTTAGATAAGATACCCTTTAAAGACCAGCCACCGGTAGCAGTTACCCACTATGCCTTTCAAATTATGGTGGGCTTTGGTGTGCTGATGATGCTGATTGGGATATTATACTTTATAGCACTGTGGCGAAAGAAAAGCTGGTTTAACAAGGGCTGGTTCCTGAAGATGTTTATATGGGCCACCCCAGCAGGTTTTATTGCCCTTGAAGCCGGGTGGACGGTTACCGAAGTTGGCCGCCAGCCCTGGATAATACAAGGCGTTATGCGCACCAGCGAGGCTGTAACGCCAATGCCAGGTATACAGTACTCCTTTTACCTGTTTACCTTTATTTATTTCACCCTGAGCATATTTGTTATTTTCCTGCTGAAACGACAGATACAAATGGTGCCCGAATTGTATGACCGTTAA
- the xylA gene encoding xylose isomerase: MSIITGEKEFFKEIGQVKYEGPQSDNPLAFRWYDADRVVAGKTMKDHLRFACAYWHSFCGNGADPFGGATHVFPWDEKADAVERAKDKMDAAFEFITKMNLPYYCFHDVDVVDYGNDVNENDRRLQALVEYAKQKQAASGVKLLWGTSNLFSHKRYMNGASTNPDFHVLAHAGAQVKAAIDATIALGGENYVFWGGREGYMSLLNTDMKREQEHFARFLHTAKDYARKQGFKGTFFIEPKPCEPTKHQYDYDAATVLGFLQKYDLMNDFKLNLEVNHATLAGHTFQHELQVAADSGLLGSIDANRGDVQNGWDTDQFPNDINEITESMLIILEAGGFQGGGINFDAKIRRNSTDPADLFYAHIGGVDVFARALVTADNILQKSEYKKIRAERYASFDSGSGKDFETGKLSLEDLRNYAIANGEPKAISGKQEYLENLINRYI; this comes from the coding sequence ATGAGCATCATAACAGGAGAAAAGGAATTTTTCAAAGAAATAGGACAGGTTAAATATGAAGGACCGCAGTCGGACAATCCACTTGCTTTCAGGTGGTATGACGCGGACAGGGTAGTGGCTGGTAAAACAATGAAAGACCACTTGCGCTTTGCCTGCGCTTATTGGCACTCATTCTGCGGCAACGGAGCTGACCCATTTGGCGGGGCTACACATGTATTCCCATGGGATGAAAAGGCAGACGCTGTTGAGCGCGCTAAAGATAAAATGGACGCGGCTTTTGAGTTCATCACCAAAATGAACCTGCCATACTATTGTTTCCATGATGTGGATGTAGTTGATTATGGTAACGATGTAAACGAGAACGACAGACGTTTGCAAGCCCTGGTTGAGTATGCCAAACAAAAGCAAGCTGCCAGCGGTGTTAAGTTGCTTTGGGGTACGTCAAACCTGTTCAGCCATAAAAGATATATGAATGGCGCCTCTACCAATCCCGATTTTCATGTGCTGGCCCATGCAGGCGCACAAGTTAAAGCTGCTATTGACGCAACCATTGCATTAGGTGGCGAAAACTATGTTTTCTGGGGTGGCCGTGAAGGCTATATGAGTTTGCTTAACACCGATATGAAACGTGAACAGGAGCATTTTGCACGCTTTTTACACACTGCTAAAGATTATGCCCGTAAGCAAGGCTTTAAAGGTACATTCTTTATTGAGCCAAAACCATGCGAGCCAACCAAGCACCAATATGATTATGATGCAGCTACCGTACTGGGCTTTTTGCAGAAGTATGATCTGATGAACGATTTTAAACTGAACCTTGAAGTTAACCACGCCACGCTGGCTGGTCATACCTTCCAGCATGAGCTGCAGGTAGCTGCCGACTCAGGTTTATTAGGTTCGATAGATGCCAACCGTGGTGATGTACAGAACGGCTGGGATACTGACCAGTTTCCGAATGATATTAACGAGATCACCGAATCAATGCTGATTATATTGGAAGCAGGCGGTTTCCAGGGTGGTGGTATTAACTTTGATGCCAAGATCCGTCGTAACTCAACAGATCCGGCCGACTTATTCTACGCACACATTGGCGGTGTGGACGTTTTTGCCCGCGCTTTGGTAACTGCTGATAACATCCTTCAAAAATCAGAATACAAAAAAATACGCGCTGAGCGTTATGCGTCATTTGACTCGGGTTCAGGTAAAGATTTTGAAACAGGCAAGCTTTCGTTGGAAGATTTACGTAACTATGCAATTGCCAATGGCGAACCTAAAGCCATTAGCGGTAAGCAAGAATATTTAGAAAATTTGATAAATCGCTATATATAG